A stretch of the Vibrio gazogenes genome encodes the following:
- a CDS encoding family 16 glycosylhydrolase, with the protein MMTTFRLVFQVVLLNILFVSSSFALGWSGLNWSVSDGWKNGGSEFDCTWQAKNVWQESGVLVLHAKNEGSYKSCSEVRTTNYYRRGRYEVEMQAAAVPGTISSFFTYTGQSGTSSHYEVDIELMGGTNLLHTNVWIGGRQFPLDIDLGQYGMSIWSMEKYAFTIDANGVTWEVFSRYNNSWVTVRRVNQRVTSYMQLFMNNWISANPNFPPSRYDGRPAYAKYRYVRVNRYD; encoded by the coding sequence ATGATGACAACATTCCGATTAGTTTTTCAGGTAGTTTTATTAAATATTTTATTTGTATCTTCCAGTTTCGCTCTCGGTTGGAGTGGTTTGAATTGGTCTGTATCAGACGGCTGGAAAAATGGCGGCAGTGAGTTTGACTGTACATGGCAAGCCAAAAACGTATGGCAAGAATCCGGTGTTTTGGTATTGCATGCCAAGAATGAAGGAAGCTATAAAAGTTGTTCAGAAGTGAGAACAACGAACTATTACCGGCGCGGTCGCTATGAAGTCGAAATGCAAGCCGCAGCGGTTCCCGGTACTATCAGTTCCTTTTTTACTTACACTGGTCAATCAGGAACATCCAGTCATTATGAAGTTGACATTGAGTTAATGGGTGGGACGAACTTATTGCATACCAATGTATGGATTGGTGGCCGACAGTTTCCGTTGGATATTGATTTAGGCCAGTACGGAATGTCTATCTGGAGTATGGAAAAATACGCTTTTACCATTGATGCGAATGGCGTGACATGGGAAGTCTTTAGTCGCTATAACAATTCTTGGGTAACGGTCAGACGTGTGAATCAACGAGTGACAAGTTATATGCAATTATTCATGAATAACTGGATTAGTGCTAACCCTAATTTCCCACCTAGCCGTTATGATGGCCGTCCAGCTTACGCAAAATATAGATATGTAAGAGTAAATCGTTATGATTGA
- a CDS encoding putative glycoside hydrolase, with amino-acid sequence MKQITVKSLILSLTPMILVGCNFEKNIDHIDVAKKSNDLVLLGTGSSSDISPWIQSEKDAWNLMAVTESQTSTSTMSATLSNGTVDVQISGSGSNILMMQSASGIDVSQYKSGYIQFKIRPKSTPPSAITVSIDNEWPVRSSLVLSGKLADDRNWQTLAVPVACMKPFDGAKAVDLSQVKNPFHLDVKEAFNYEITDISYRLTTDQTPVVDPVTCGDVAAKNSVNQAPDLVAGDTAVFYSGDITKAQDLSSTYPSNDFKGNVKSVNNVIAVSFSENNGIFLGSDDAKSDFSSHATDVVTVDMKVKSYGDSGSIQARMDGQTAVTGTFFSLDSSVLPADDKWYRCQMLVSSMIPTSNLTSVKKALYLSGVWDQMKDLEFSFANVAVIKPRKDYNASKPCIAL; translated from the coding sequence ATGAAACAAATAACAGTAAAATCCCTAATTTTATCGCTTACACCGATGATTCTTGTCGGGTGTAACTTTGAAAAGAATATTGACCATATCGATGTCGCTAAAAAAAGTAATGATTTAGTCCTATTAGGAACGGGTTCAAGTAGTGATATATCACCTTGGATTCAATCTGAAAAAGATGCTTGGAATCTTATGGCGGTGACTGAAAGTCAAACCAGCACGTCAACGATGAGTGCCACATTAAGCAATGGTACCGTTGACGTTCAGATTTCCGGTTCAGGCAGCAATATATTAATGATGCAGTCGGCATCTGGAATCGATGTGAGTCAATATAAGTCGGGTTATATTCAATTTAAGATTCGGCCGAAGAGTACCCCCCCATCTGCAATAACTGTCTCGATTGATAATGAGTGGCCGGTCAGAAGCAGTCTGGTTTTATCCGGTAAGCTGGCGGATGACCGTAACTGGCAAACACTCGCGGTGCCGGTGGCGTGTATGAAACCTTTTGATGGGGCGAAGGCGGTTGATTTGAGTCAGGTCAAGAATCCCTTCCATCTTGATGTGAAAGAAGCCTTTAATTACGAGATTACCGATATTTCCTATCGGCTAACCACCGATCAAACACCAGTTGTCGATCCCGTTACCTGTGGTGATGTTGCGGCAAAAAATAGTGTCAACCAAGCCCCGGATTTGGTGGCTGGGGATACGGCTGTATTTTATTCAGGTGATATAACCAAAGCACAAGATTTGAGTAGTACTTATCCATCCAATGATTTCAAAGGTAATGTTAAGAGTGTCAATAATGTCATTGCTGTATCGTTCAGTGAGAATAATGGGATTTTCTTAGGCTCTGATGATGCGAAAAGTGATTTTTCTTCTCATGCAACGGATGTCGTGACCGTTGATATGAAAGTCAAGAGTTATGGGGATTCAGGCAGCATTCAAGCCCGAATGGATGGTCAGACGGCTGTTACGGGTACATTCTTCTCGTTGGATAGTAGTGTGTTACCGGCAGACGATAAATGGTATCGGTGCCAGATGCTTGTTTCTTCAATGATCCCAACCTCCAATCTGACCTCAGTGAAAAAAGCACTTTATCTTTCTGGGGTATGGGATCAAATGAAGGATCTTGAATTTTCATTCGCCAATGTGGCAGTGATTAAACCGAGAAAAGATTATAACGCAAGTAAACCGTGTATTGCTTTGTAG
- a CDS encoding GGDEF and EAL domain-containing protein, whose product MPNNHPNHLIIPEHILDNWQNIVNLAAGILSSSAVILLRCREGINERICHNHHSQCELNLDELSDCQLHQIVLESGQPLWVSDIEEEPTLSTYLPDAVMSYAGLPLYFPNRIPFGMLVIIDNQIHHFHELEFQLLESLQSAIESHLNILTQQSEINRLNHYIENTLSHDTVDYVNLTQTLHQEIDRRKVVERQLQYNQRHDPSTGFLNRFALEDELKNRLEKCAACEERFAVIHIGFSNARHLQTRFGYQEWEGVLKHYHTQLKALDLENIEWLTARPNSTDLVLIVQSCHLKQDVDMLCEKLVLISKAVFNIHHQSIHLHAYIGIAISGQDSTVTELLGQASAAMISCKDSGHFYYYHSEALAQSQLRLHQLENYLLHAVRNGDLMLYFQPKVCPATRLWMGAEALLRWRHPVLGEISSETLIHLAEKNGLIFEVGNFVLKTAIEKASQWTRYMTDFKIAVNVSAKQLRDIRFVEQVKQFLQAYQLPAHHLEIEVTESGLITDEKVASDILQILHQLGVTLSLDDFGTGYASFSYLKKFPFDCIKIDKSFVHSLADSEEDKEIVRSIIQVAKKLKLQVIIEGVETEAQEQFIIAEGCNYGQGFLYGRPVPADVFENSLDQQMQSQLRQIN is encoded by the coding sequence ATGCCAAATAATCACCCGAATCATTTGATCATTCCGGAACACATTCTGGATAACTGGCAAAATATTGTGAATCTCGCTGCTGGGATTCTCTCTTCTTCGGCGGTGATATTGCTGCGTTGTCGTGAAGGTATAAATGAGCGAATATGTCATAATCATCATTCACAGTGCGAGCTTAATCTTGATGAGCTCAGTGACTGTCAACTCCATCAGATTGTTCTCGAATCAGGTCAGCCGCTATGGGTCTCCGATATAGAAGAAGAGCCGACGCTCTCGACGTATTTACCGGATGCGGTTATGTCCTATGCCGGATTACCTCTCTATTTCCCCAATCGAATCCCATTTGGGATGTTGGTGATTATCGATAACCAGATACATCATTTCCATGAGCTCGAATTTCAGTTATTGGAAAGCCTTCAGTCCGCAATCGAATCTCATTTGAACATTTTGACGCAACAATCTGAAATCAACCGACTCAATCACTACATCGAAAACACGCTTTCTCACGATACGGTCGATTATGTCAATCTGACCCAGACGCTGCATCAAGAAATTGATCGTCGCAAAGTTGTCGAACGCCAGTTGCAATATAATCAACGCCATGACCCCAGTACCGGTTTCCTTAACCGTTTCGCACTCGAAGACGAACTAAAAAATCGCTTGGAAAAATGTGCCGCTTGCGAGGAACGATTTGCCGTGATCCATATCGGTTTCAGCAATGCCCGTCATTTACAAACCCGCTTTGGTTATCAAGAGTGGGAAGGCGTTTTGAAACACTATCATACACAACTCAAAGCGCTGGACCTTGAAAATATTGAATGGTTAACTGCGCGCCCTAATTCCACCGATCTGGTGTTGATAGTGCAATCCTGTCATCTGAAACAAGACGTGGATATGCTATGCGAGAAGTTGGTCCTCATAAGCAAAGCTGTTTTTAACATTCATCATCAGTCGATTCACCTACATGCTTACATTGGCATTGCCATTTCTGGTCAAGACAGCACGGTCACCGAGCTGCTCGGACAAGCGTCCGCAGCGATGATTTCGTGCAAAGACTCCGGCCATTTTTATTACTACCACTCAGAAGCGCTTGCCCAATCCCAACTCCGCCTTCATCAGTTGGAAAACTACTTGCTCCATGCGGTGAGAAATGGCGATCTGATGCTTTATTTTCAGCCGAAAGTCTGCCCGGCAACACGGCTTTGGATGGGAGCAGAAGCATTACTACGCTGGCGTCACCCTGTGCTGGGGGAGATCTCCAGTGAAACGCTGATTCACTTGGCAGAAAAAAACGGCCTGATCTTTGAAGTGGGTAACTTTGTGCTCAAAACGGCAATCGAAAAAGCCAGCCAGTGGACGCGCTATATGACCGACTTTAAAATTGCGGTCAATGTTTCAGCGAAACAACTACGGGACATCCGCTTTGTAGAGCAAGTCAAACAGTTTTTACAAGCCTATCAACTGCCGGCTCATCATCTGGAAATCGAGGTTACTGAGAGTGGTTTGATCACTGATGAAAAAGTAGCCAGCGATATCCTTCAGATTCTTCATCAACTCGGCGTGACGCTATCACTGGATGACTTCGGTACCGGATATGCGTCGTTCAGTTATCTGAAAAAGTTTCCCTTCGATTGTATTAAGATCGATAAAAGCTTTGTGCATTCACTGGCAGACAGTGAAGAAGACAAAGAAATCGTACGCTCTATCATCCAAGTCGCTAAGAAACTCAAATTACAGGTCATTATTGAAGGGGTTGAAACAGAAGCACAAGAGCAGTTCATCATCGCGGAAGGTTGTAACTATGGACAAGGCTTTCTATACGGACGGCCAGTCCCTGCTGATGTGTTTGAAAACAGTCTGGACCAACAAATGCAATCGCAATTACGGCAGATCAATTAA
- a CDS encoding DNA-J related domain-containing protein yields the protein MSGNQSLQTVFHTQMENPLIWPILEVLKRECSGWKVHTLSARLNELGYVPELDASPGKDIFKRNFLIMNALYQLQEILYPERWLQVEAMDIELRLVSSHVAYFIDQTDPLRMYYTDWSNYEASEGEVKRLLNEFWTRYRQYIGQDDNVTDMDRARALRLFELPVDASDTEIRKTWRKLALRWHPDRDNGDTERFRTLCEAWNILRQTAADKVI from the coding sequence ATGTCAGGAAATCAGAGCTTACAAACGGTGTTCCACACACAGATGGAAAATCCGCTGATTTGGCCTATTTTGGAAGTGCTGAAACGGGAATGTTCCGGCTGGAAAGTCCACACCCTTTCAGCCCGGCTGAATGAGTTGGGTTATGTCCCTGAGTTAGATGCATCACCGGGAAAGGATATATTCAAACGCAATTTTTTGATTATGAATGCTCTCTATCAACTACAAGAGATACTGTATCCCGAGCGTTGGCTTCAAGTTGAGGCGATGGATATTGAGTTACGGTTGGTGAGTAGTCATGTGGCGTATTTCATTGATCAGACTGATCCGCTACGCATGTATTATACCGACTGGAGTAATTATGAAGCCAGTGAAGGTGAAGTGAAACGCCTGCTGAATGAATTCTGGACGCGTTATCGCCAATATATTGGTCAGGATGACAACGTGACCGATATGGATAGAGCCAGAGCGTTGCGGTTATTTGAATTACCCGTTGATGCCAGTGATACGGAAATCCGTAAGACGTGGCGTAAGCTGGCGTTACGCTGGCATCCGGATCGCGATAATGGGGACACCGAAAGATTCCGCACCTTGTGTGAAGCATGGAATATCTTGCGTCAGACGGCAGCGGATAAAGTGATATAA
- a CDS encoding carbohydrate porin yields MRALKLISACIAVGLPIISHSAFADDGFRFSGYARYGAAFQDKDEKKVSTAGALNGNATGRLGNESNGGEFGLSKGFTSDLGDQWDIVVLFDHYSDEPWAKSGTGGLKVKKAYASVTNFIDAQPELKVWAGRDFHQRPQTGLNDYFWMTHDGQGAGFYNLNLGGVKLDFGAVGQVDGDLVGDNGKYAVTSKVHGINLFDDASLAFYANYGFTSKKAQKQSYYGTRAYQLAADISMSGHHLLFRYADNAKDSVFELTKDQRAWLASFDGATNISEQAAVEYLAAYQFLDVAGVEDRANYNVIVRPTYNWDSINSTWLEAGYSVVDYKDINAKNSSWKLTLSQNIVIGSPMAARPMLRFYTTVGKADNEYVGFDTKTGNMQSTQLDTLTVGAMFEAWW; encoded by the coding sequence ATGAGAGCATTGAAATTAATTTCTGCATGTATTGCAGTGGGCTTACCAATTATATCTCATTCAGCTTTTGCTGATGACGGATTCAGATTTTCTGGATATGCGCGTTATGGTGCAGCGTTTCAGGATAAGGATGAAAAGAAAGTCTCAACAGCGGGTGCGTTGAATGGTAATGCAACCGGCCGGTTGGGGAACGAGAGTAATGGTGGGGAATTTGGTTTATCAAAAGGGTTCACCAGTGATCTTGGCGATCAATGGGATATTGTGGTGCTGTTTGACCACTATTCTGATGAACCTTGGGCGAAAAGCGGGACCGGTGGTCTCAAAGTCAAAAAAGCGTATGCGAGTGTGACCAACTTTATCGATGCGCAACCCGAATTAAAGGTATGGGCCGGGCGAGATTTCCATCAGCGTCCACAAACGGGTCTGAATGACTATTTCTGGATGACGCATGATGGACAAGGTGCTGGCTTTTATAATCTGAATCTGGGTGGCGTAAAACTCGACTTCGGTGCTGTCGGTCAAGTCGATGGCGATTTGGTCGGTGATAACGGCAAATATGCCGTGACGTCAAAAGTACACGGTATCAACTTGTTTGATGATGCGTCGCTGGCGTTTTATGCTAACTACGGTTTTACATCGAAGAAAGCACAAAAACAGTCTTATTATGGTACCAGGGCGTATCAGTTAGCGGCTGATATCTCGATGTCGGGTCATCACCTCCTTTTCCGTTATGCTGATAATGCGAAAGATAGTGTATTTGAGTTGACTAAAGATCAGCGCGCTTGGTTAGCCAGTTTTGACGGTGCGACCAATATTTCTGAGCAAGCTGCTGTCGAGTACCTTGCCGCATACCAGTTTTTAGATGTGGCAGGTGTTGAAGACCGGGCAAACTATAACGTGATTGTGCGACCTACCTATAATTGGGATAGTATTAATTCTACTTGGTTAGAAGCGGGTTATAGCGTTGTTGATTATAAAGATATTAATGCTAAAAACAGTTCGTGGAAACTTACACTTTCTCAAAATATTGTGATTGGTTCTCCAATGGCCGCTCGTCCAATGTTGCGTTTTTATACCACGGTCGGTAAAGCAGACAATGAATATGTTGGCTTCGATACTAAGACAGGTAATATGCAATCGACTCAGTTAGACACACTGACAGTCGGTGCAATGTTTGAAGCTTGGTGGTAA
- the cutA gene encoding divalent-cation tolerance protein CutA, producing MAETPFCMVLTTINSQEGCQLIVSRLLSAQLVACIQTLPINSYYRWEGEICTDQEILLLMKTQSRHYQAVESAIREVHSYEVPQIIQIPVTDGFQAYLHWVETVTQHPEERG from the coding sequence ATGGCTGAAACCCCGTTCTGTATGGTGCTGACTACGATCAATAGCCAGGAAGGTTGTCAGTTGATCGTGTCACGTTTGTTGTCTGCACAACTGGTTGCTTGTATTCAGACATTACCGATCAATAGCTATTATCGCTGGGAGGGTGAAATTTGTACCGACCAAGAGATATTACTGTTGATGAAAACGCAAAGTCGTCACTATCAGGCGGTTGAGTCGGCGATTCGGGAAGTTCATTCTTACGAGGTCCCACAAATTATTCAAATCCCAGTGACGGATGGATTTCAGGCTTATCTTCATTGGGTCGAAACAGTGACACAGCATCCGGAAGAGCGGGGATAA
- a CDS encoding glycoside hydrolase family 9 protein, whose product MNQKRLTIATIISCGVIGLGGCSVKSASSNHHDSVHSENLLTNGHFSQGTDGWWAAGATLKSSDQMGCITFDKKGANPWDVILGQSGLALKKGEVYQIQFQAKAYQPIRVKTLVQHDGAPYTSYFLKDTALNQELKSFHYSFKSSANDDKVQLQFQMGKANPTTVCVKDISLSGPKYTKKANLSKVQVNQVGYFVDGPKRAVIATQKTSPLTWKLLDANNHEIAQGKTTPFGLNKASGEKVQIIDFSSVHQPVSSAVLEVDGQRSHPFAIDNSIYQKMKYDALSFFYQQRSGIDILPEYVQRKNLARPAGHLPEVVTCFNKTDAKGNDWPGCDFSLDVTGGWYDAGDQGKYVVNGGISVWTLMNYYEREKLAHPKQASAFADGKVKIPENHNKYNDLLDESRWMMSFMMAMQAPEHAKVWVPVGDQSKQLNHLKLTQIDASGMVFHKVADDAWTGMPLPPHKDPKKRFLSYPTTAATLNLAATAAQCARVWKDTDPAFAKRCLVAAEKAWKAANLHKNVYAYDNFVGSGPYDDTQLGDEFYWAAAELFTTTGKKEYRDAIQSSPYYLTTPKGDASATGDLYWQGVSTAGTITLALVPNQLPKADKAKARANIIHTADMYLRAIAKEGYHIPYSATEYTWGSNSNFMNRSIFLGIAYDFTHDPKYADAVIDAMDYILGRNPLDQSYVSGYGSRPLMNPHHRFWAHSIDQNSPRVPPGVLSGGPNSISFSDPVASSMKGKCIGQTCWKDDIGAWTLNEVTVNWNAPFFWTASFLDDFRAHQ is encoded by the coding sequence ATGAATCAAAAGCGGTTAACTATCGCGACTATTATTAGTTGCGGTGTTATTGGATTGGGTGGTTGTTCGGTGAAGTCTGCTTCATCCAACCATCATGACAGTGTCCATTCAGAAAACTTACTCACCAATGGTCATTTTTCTCAAGGAACCGATGGATGGTGGGCCGCGGGTGCAACACTGAAATCGAGCGACCAAATGGGGTGTATTACCTTTGATAAAAAAGGGGCCAATCCATGGGATGTCATTTTAGGCCAATCCGGGCTCGCTCTGAAAAAGGGAGAGGTTTATCAAATTCAATTTCAGGCAAAGGCATACCAACCGATCCGGGTGAAAACCCTGGTTCAACATGATGGCGCCCCCTACACCAGCTACTTCCTCAAAGATACAGCTTTGAATCAGGAACTGAAGTCATTCCACTATTCATTCAAATCTTCAGCCAACGATGATAAGGTGCAGCTTCAATTCCAAATGGGAAAAGCAAATCCGACGACTGTTTGTGTCAAAGATATTTCACTCTCCGGCCCCAAATACACCAAAAAAGCCAACCTCTCGAAGGTTCAGGTCAATCAAGTCGGCTACTTCGTTGATGGCCCTAAGCGTGCTGTGATTGCCACACAGAAGACATCACCCCTAACATGGAAACTGTTAGATGCCAACAACCATGAAATTGCTCAAGGAAAAACCACGCCATTTGGCCTGAATAAAGCCTCCGGTGAAAAAGTGCAAATTATCGATTTCAGCAGTGTTCACCAGCCTGTCAGCAGCGCTGTGCTCGAAGTTGATGGTCAACGTAGCCACCCCTTTGCGATTGATAACTCGATTTACCAAAAAATGAAATACGATGCGCTTTCTTTCTTCTATCAACAGCGGAGCGGCATTGATATTTTGCCCGAATATGTACAGCGCAAAAACCTGGCTCGTCCGGCCGGACATCTTCCCGAGGTTGTCACTTGTTTCAATAAAACCGATGCGAAAGGGAATGATTGGCCGGGATGTGATTTCTCTTTAGATGTGACCGGTGGATGGTATGACGCCGGGGATCAAGGGAAGTATGTGGTCAACGGTGGTATCTCCGTCTGGACCCTGATGAACTACTACGAACGCGAAAAACTGGCCCATCCGAAACAAGCCAGTGCGTTTGCTGACGGCAAGGTAAAAATCCCAGAAAATCACAATAAATACAACGATCTGTTAGATGAATCCAGATGGATGATGAGTTTCATGATGGCGATGCAAGCCCCTGAACATGCGAAAGTCTGGGTACCGGTTGGTGACCAATCGAAACAATTGAATCATCTGAAACTGACACAGATTGACGCCAGTGGGATGGTGTTCCACAAGGTTGCTGATGATGCATGGACAGGCATGCCACTGCCGCCTCACAAAGATCCCAAAAAACGTTTCTTAAGCTACCCAACCACTGCTGCAACACTCAATCTGGCAGCGACTGCCGCACAATGTGCACGGGTCTGGAAAGACACCGACCCAGCCTTTGCTAAACGGTGCCTTGTTGCAGCCGAAAAAGCATGGAAAGCCGCGAACTTACACAAAAATGTGTATGCTTACGACAACTTTGTTGGTTCTGGTCCATACGATGACACCCAATTAGGTGATGAATTCTACTGGGCTGCTGCTGAACTCTTTACCACCACAGGTAAAAAAGAGTATCGGGATGCGATTCAATCTTCACCCTATTACCTGACCACCCCTAAAGGGGATGCGAGTGCAACCGGCGATCTCTACTGGCAAGGCGTCAGCACTGCGGGAACAATCACACTGGCATTGGTACCGAATCAGTTACCGAAGGCAGACAAGGCAAAAGCACGGGCGAATATCATTCATACTGCCGATATGTATCTGCGCGCAATTGCCAAAGAAGGTTACCACATTCCTTACAGTGCAACCGAGTATACATGGGGGTCCAACTCGAATTTCATGAACCGGAGTATCTTCTTGGGTATTGCTTATGACTTTACTCATGATCCGAAATACGCTGACGCAGTCATTGATGCCATGGACTACATTCTCGGACGCAATCCGCTTGATCAGTCTTATGTATCCGGTTATGGCAGTCGCCCGTTGATGAATCCGCATCATCGTTTCTGGGCGCACTCAATCGATCAAAATTCACCACGGGTACCACCCGGTGTGCTGTCTGGTGGTCCAAACTCGATCAGCTTCAGTGACCCTGTTGCATCATCGATGAAAGGGAAATGTATCGGACAGACGTGTTGGAAAGATGACATTGGTGCATGGACGCTGAATGAAGTGACCGTCAACTGGAATGCGCCATTTTTCTGGACAGCGAGTTTCCTCGATGATTTCAGAGCACATCAATGA
- a CDS encoding LacI family DNA-binding transcriptional regulator, with protein sequence MDKTNKNMAPTAYEVAKLANVSPSTVSRYFNRTSYVSNDKTAKIEEAIRALGYKPHIHVDRLEKTRSMTIGVLVQNPDSPYTSSLLIDMEKVLMEHGYSLLISVNSWQATLISHSLDYLLKSNVDAVIIISGNVDKKLIQKCSEKIPVVAVGYNIEGERIKSISLDNTMGGYLATLHLIQLGHVNIAHIKGLADHDDAITRFEGYKKALDEAGIGFKDKLVVEGDFSIKTGYEKMVELIESKVYFSAVFAANDLTAYGVIRALNEYGLKVPDDVSVIGFDDLPISPYFTPSLTTLRQPLDELGAISARCILKLLSGETEVVRLPPISLIARDSTKSRYQ encoded by the coding sequence ATGGATAAGACTAATAAGAACATGGCACCTACCGCTTACGAAGTAGCGAAGCTTGCGAATGTATCCCCCAGTACCGTTTCCCGGTACTTTAACCGAACGTCTTATGTGTCCAATGACAAAACCGCCAAAATAGAAGAAGCGATTCGGGCGTTAGGATATAAACCTCATATTCATGTTGATCGACTCGAAAAAACACGATCGATGACCATTGGTGTGTTGGTGCAAAACCCCGATAGTCCATATACCAGTAGCCTGCTGATTGATATGGAAAAAGTATTGATGGAACATGGATATTCTCTCCTGATTTCTGTCAATAGCTGGCAGGCGACACTCATCTCACACTCTTTAGATTATCTGCTTAAAAGCAATGTCGATGCGGTTATCATTATCTCCGGTAATGTCGATAAAAAGCTGATCCAGAAGTGCTCAGAGAAAATTCCGGTCGTTGCGGTCGGATACAATATTGAAGGTGAGAGAATTAAATCGATCTCTTTGGATAATACCATGGGAGGATATTTAGCAACACTGCATTTAATCCAGTTAGGTCATGTCAATATTGCTCATATCAAAGGGTTAGCCGATCATGATGATGCGATTACACGGTTTGAAGGGTATAAGAAGGCGCTCGATGAAGCGGGTATCGGATTCAAAGATAAACTTGTTGTCGAGGGTGATTTTAGTATCAAAACCGGATACGAGAAGATGGTCGAGCTGATTGAATCTAAAGTTTATTTTTCAGCTGTTTTTGCCGCGAATGACTTAACCGCCTATGGCGTCATTCGGGCGCTCAACGAGTATGGGTTGAAAGTGCCGGATGATGTTTCTGTGATCGGCTTTGATGATCTCCCCATTTCGCCTTATTTTACGCCGTCGTTGACAACGTTGCGCCAGCCCTTAGATGAATTGGGTGCGATTAGTGCACGATGTATTTTAAAGCTGTTAAGTGGTGAAACTGAAGTTGTCAGACTGCCACCAATTAGTTTAATTGCCCGAGACTCCACTAAATCTCGTTATCAATAG
- a CDS encoding trans-2-enoyl-CoA reductase family protein: protein MHITPKINGVVAHSAHPYGCEQSIIQQIQYAKTAPPIQHGPKRVLILGASSGLGLAARIALTFGGAEADTIGVSLDKPPQTNQSGSAGFYNNYYFKQYAQREGRTAINIQGDVFSRHTKEAVIEAIETYFEGEVDLIIYSVASSKRRKAEGSDSFWHSAIKPIGQPMESVLLDLGQDQWQDVVLEPALEEEIDATLKVMGGEDWEAWIDTLINAESIADGCQSVAFSYIGSPLTHPIYLDGTLGRAKVDLHQTSHSLNLKLANYGGHAYAVVCQALLTRASVFIPGLSPYLIALNQAMHTLGVDENCNSQMQRLFTTKLYGPEVVPVDGERLIRLDEHELSPEVQALTQQLLAEINADNFSQLDAYQAFKKAFMQLNGFHWPAVDEHAPVDLQPFLRFATKE, encoded by the coding sequence ATGCACATAACCCCAAAGATCAATGGCGTTGTTGCACATAGCGCACATCCTTACGGTTGCGAGCAATCGATTATACAACAGATTCAGTATGCGAAGACCGCACCGCCGATTCAACATGGCCCGAAACGCGTCCTCATCTTAGGTGCATCTTCCGGACTGGGGCTTGCTGCTCGGATCGCACTGACATTTGGTGGTGCAGAAGCTGACACCATTGGTGTCTCTCTCGATAAACCACCACAAACAAATCAATCCGGTAGTGCCGGATTTTATAACAACTACTACTTTAAACAGTACGCACAACGTGAAGGCCGAACCGCGATTAATATTCAGGGGGATGTCTTTTCCCGCCACACCAAAGAAGCGGTCATCGAAGCCATTGAGACTTACTTCGAAGGCGAAGTTGATCTCATCATCTATAGCGTTGCCTCCAGTAAACGCAGAAAAGCAGAAGGCAGTGATAGCTTCTGGCACTCAGCCATTAAGCCAATTGGTCAGCCAATGGAGAGTGTCTTGCTCGATTTAGGCCAAGACCAATGGCAAGATGTCGTGCTTGAACCCGCTTTAGAAGAAGAGATCGATGCAACACTCAAAGTCATGGGCGGAGAAGACTGGGAAGCATGGATCGATACATTGATTAATGCAGAATCAATTGCGGATGGTTGTCAATCCGTGGCATTTTCATATATCGGCTCACCACTGACGCATCCCATCTATTTAGACGGTACACTGGGTCGGGCGAAAGTCGATTTACATCAAACCAGTCATTCCCTCAATCTGAAGCTCGCCAACTATGGTGGCCACGCTTATGCGGTAGTCTGTCAGGCGTTGCTGACTCGGGCCAGTGTTTTTATTCCCGGCCTGAGCCCTTATCTGATTGCTTTGAATCAAGCCATGCACACTTTAGGCGTGGATGAAAACTGCAACAGTCAGATGCAACGCCTGTTCACCACAAAGCTGTATGGTCCCGAGGTTGTCCCCGTTGATGGTGAGCGACTGATTCGCTTGGATGAGCACGAATTGTCTCCGGAGGTGCAAGCCCTAACACAGCAGTTATTGGCAGAAATCAATGCCGATAATTTTTCTCAGCTCGATGCTTATCAGGCCTTCAAAAAAGCATTTATGCAGTTGAACGGCTTTCACTGGCCAGCCGTAGATGAGCACGCACCGGTTGATCTTCAGCCTTTCCTCAGGTTCGCAACAAAAGAATAA